A DNA window from Equus przewalskii isolate Varuska chromosome 12, EquPr2, whole genome shotgun sequence contains the following coding sequences:
- the ZNF771 gene encoding zinc finger protein 771, translating to MPGEQQTEEEEEEEEMQEEMVLLVKGEEDEGEEKYEVVKLKIPMDNKEVPSEAPAPPADPARPHACPDCGRAFARRSTLAKHARTHTGERPFACTECGRRFSQKSALTKHGRTHTGERPYECPECDKRFSAASNLRQHRRRHTGEKPYACAHCGRRFAQSSNYAQHLRVHTGEKPYACPDCGRAFGGSSCLARHRRTHTGERPYACADCGTRFAQSSALAKHRRVHTGEKPHRCAVCGRGFGHRSNLAEHARTHTGERPYPCAECGRRFRLSSHFIRHRRAHMRRRLYICAGCGRDFKLPPGATAATATERCPECEGS from the exons ATGCCTGGCGAacagcagacagaggaggaggaggaggaggaagagatgcaAGAGGAAATGGTGCTGCTGGTGAAGGGTGAGGAGGATGAGGGCGAGGAGAAGTATGAAGTGGTGAAACTCAAGATCCCTATGGACAACAAGGAG GTCCCGAGCGAGGCGCCAGCGCCGCCGGCCGACCCGGCGCGCCCACACGCGTGCCCGGACTGCGGCCGCGCCTTCGCGCGCCGCTCCACGCTGGCCaagcacgcacgcacgcacacggGCGAGCGGCCCTTCGCGTGCACGGAGTGCGGCCGGCGCTTCTCGCAGAAGTCGGCGCTGACCAAACACGGCCGCACGCACACAGGCGAGCGGCCCTACGAGTGTCCGGAGTGCGACAAGCGCTTTTCGGCCGCCTCGAACCTGCGCCAGCACCGGCGGCGCCACACTGGCGAGAAACCGTACGCATGCGCTCACTGCGGCCGCCGCTTCGCGCAGAGCTCCAACTATGCACAGCACCTGCGCGTGCACACGGGCGAGAAGCCGTACGCGTGCCCGGACTGCGGACGCGCCTTCGGCGGCAGTTCCTGCCTGGCGCGCCACCGACGCACGCACACGGGCGAGAGGCCGTACGCATGCGCCGACTGCGGCACGCGCTTCGCGCAGAGCTCTGCGCTGGCCAAGCACCGGCGCGTGCACACGGGCGAAAAACCGCACCGCTGCGCCGTGTGCGGCCGCGGTTTCGGCCACCGCTCCAACCTGGCGGAGCATGCGCGCACGCACACGGGCGAGCGGCCCTACCCGTGCGCCGAATGCGGCCGGCGTTTCCGCCTCAGCTCACACTTCATTCGCCACCGTCGCGCGCACATGCGCCGGCGCCTCTATATCTGTGCGGGCTGCGGCCGGGACTTCAAGCTGCCCCCTGGTGCCACTGCCGCTACAGCCACCGAGCGCTGCCCCGAGTGTGAGGGCAGCTGA
- the DCTPP1 gene encoding dCTP pyrophosphatase 1, whose translation MKQPRTSVIGQGLWRRAPCLRPVLQFSRCCCPESGLSMACGETRGDTGAEGTAAAGPFSFSPEPTLEDIRRLHAEFAAERDWDQFHQPRNLLLALVGEVGELAELFQWKPDEAGPQAWPPKERAALQEELSDVLIYLVALAARCRVDLPQAVLSKMDTNRQRYPAHLSRGSARKYTDLPHGATSEDQAMGPADLACESMGQAST comes from the exons ATGAAGCAACCACGAACGTCTGTGATTGGCCAGGGCCTCTGGAGGCGGGCTCCGTGCTTGCGCCCGGTTCTCCAGTTCAGTCGCTGCTGCTGCCCGGAGAGCGGCTTGTCCATGGCGTGTGGGGAGACGCGTGGGGACACGGGGGCAGAGGGCACTGCCGCTGCCGGCCCCTTCAGCTTCAGCCCGGAGCCTACGCTCGAGGACAT CCGCCGCCTCCATGCGGAGTTTGCTGCTGAACGAGACTGGGACCAGTTCCACCAACCTCGGAACCTCCTCCTGGCCTTGGTGGGGGAAGTAGGGGAATTGGCAGAGCTCTT TCAGTGGAAGCCTGATGAGGCTGGCCCCCAAGCCTGGCCCCCCAAGGAACGAGCAGCCCTTCAAGAGGAGCTTAGTGATGTCCTCATCTACCTGGTAGCATTAGCAGCCCGCTGCCGTGTGGATCTGCCCCAAGCAGTGCTCTCCAAGATGGACACCAACCGGCAACGCTACCCAGCACATCTGTCCCGCGGCTCTGCCCGCAAGTATACAGACTTGCCCCACGGGGCCACCTCTGAAGACCAGGCTATGGGGCCTGCAGACCTTGCCTGTGAGTCTATGGGCCAGGCCTCAACCTAG
- the SEPHS2 gene encoding selenide, water dikinase 2, whose amino-acid sequence MVRLSITSAINRGGRLHLLQEGRERATGRECAGASRAGEKLRGNSCYSVLTGVQNKRDLSPPFSPPCRAGVMAEAAVTGVSGEAMAAAAAEGSAGPAGLSLGRGFSSYRPFEPQALGLSPSWRLTGFSGMKGUGCKVPQETLLKLLAGLTRPDARPQLGRGLVGDLEEAAQEAGLPARVEPNPTFPTLGIGMDSCVIPLRHGGLSLVQTTDFFYPLVEDPYMMGRIACANVLSDLYAMGITECDNMLMLLSVSQSMTEEEREKITPLMIRGFRDAAEEGGTAVTGGQTVVNPWIIVGGVATVVCQPNEFIMPDSAVVGDVLVLTKPLGTQVAVNAHQWLDNPERWNKIKMVVSREEVELAYQEAMFNMATLNRTAAGLMHTFNAHAATDITGFGILGHSQNLAKQQRNEVSFVIHNLPIIAKMAAISKASGRFGLLQGTSAETSGGLLICLPREQAARFCSEIKSSKYGEGHQAWIVGIVEKGNRTARIIDKPRVIEVLPRGATATALAPDSSNASSEPSS is encoded by the coding sequence ATGGTACGGCTGTCAATCACCAGTGCTATAAATAGGGGAGGCCGGCTGCACCTCCTTCAGGAAGGCCGGGAGCGCGCGACGGGGCGTGAGTGCGCTGGCGCGAGTCGTGCCGGGGAGAAACTCCGCGGTAATAGCTGTTACTCGGTATTAACTGGAGTACAGAATAAGAGggacctctcccctcccttttcccctccgtGCCGGGCCGGCGTGATGGCGGAAGCCGCGGTGACAGGCGTCAGCGGAGAAGCGATGGCGGCGGCAGCGGCAGAAGGCTCCGCGGGCCCAGCGGGCTTGTCTCTGGGCCGGGGCTTCTCGAGCTACCGGCCCTTCGAGCCCCAGGCGTTGGGCCTCAGCCCGAGCTGGCGGCTCACGGGCTTCTCCGGCATGAAGGGCTGAGGCTGCAAAGTCCCCCAGGAGACGCTGCTCAAACTCCTGGCGGGACTGACGCGGCCGGACGCGCGGCCCCAGCTCGGCCGGGGCCTGGTCGGAGACCTTGAAGAGGCGGCCCAGGAAGCCGGCCTGCCGGCCAGGGTGGAACCCAACCCGACCTTCCCAACCCTGGGCATTGGGATGGACTCCTGCGTCATACCCCTGAGGCACGGGGGCCTGTCACTGGTGCAGACCACGGACTTCTTTTACCCCTTGGTGGAAGATCCTTACATGATGGGGCGCATAGCTTGCGCCAACGTGCTGAGTGACCTCTACGCCATGGGCATTACTGAATGTGACAACATGCTGATGTTGCTCAGCGTCAGCCAGAGTATGactgaggaggaaagagaaaagataacacCACTGATGATCAGAGGCTTTCGGGACGCTGCCGAGGAAGGAGGGACTGCAGTGACTGGGGGACAGACTGTGGTAAACCCCTGGATTATCGTCGGTGGAGTTGCCACTGTGGTATGTCAGCCAAATGAATTCATAATGCCTGACAGTGCGGTTGTTGGGGATGTGCTCGTGTTAACCAAACCCTTAGGAACCCAGGTTGCTGTGAATGCCCACCAATGGCTGGATAACCCTGAAAGATGGAATAAGATAAAGATGGTGGTCTCCAGGGAAGAGGTAGAGCTGGCCTATCAGGAAGCCATGTTCAATATGGCTACCCTAAACAGAACTGCTGCTGGATTAATGCACACGTTTAATGCCCATGCAGCCACAGATATCACAGGCTTTGGCATTCTAGGACATTCCCAGAACCTtgcaaaacaacaaagaaatgaggtgtCCTTTGTCATACATAATCTGCCAATCATTGCCAAGATGGCTGCCATCAGCAAGGCCAGTGGACGCTTTGGGCTCCTTCAAGGAACCTCAGCAGAAACTTCCGGGGGGTTACTGATTTGTCTGCCAAGAGAACAGGCAGCTCGCTTTTGTTCTGAAATCAAATCTTCCAAGTATGGAGAGGGTCACCAAGCATGGATCGTTGGCATTGTGGAAAAGGGAAACCGGACGGCCCGGATCATTGACAAGCCTCGGGTTATTGAGGTCCTACCTCGTGGGGCCACTGCTACTGCTCTTGCTCCTGACAGTTCCAATGCCTCTTCTGAGCCTAGCTCTTGA